A window of Ranitomeya variabilis isolate aRanVar5 chromosome 2, aRanVar5.hap1, whole genome shotgun sequence contains these coding sequences:
- the GJB1 gene encoding gap junction beta-1 protein, producing the protein MNWAGFYAILSGVNRHSTGIGRIWLSVVFIFRIMVLVVAAESVWGDEKSSFTCNTQQPGCNSVCYDHFFPISHIRLWALQLIIVSTPALLVAMHVAHVQHQEKKILRLSGHDDPKELEEVKKQKVKISGTLWWTYTLSVVFRIVFEAAFMYIFYLIYPGYAMIRLVKCTAYPCPNTVDCFVSRPTEKTIFTIFMLSASGICIILNVAEVFFLIGKGCSRRSQRHGDSYRDKEHRQNEMNTLLTEEGFMKRAPGSQEKEHCATS; encoded by the coding sequence ATGAACTGGGCAGGATTCTATGCCATTTTGAGTGGTGTGAACCGCCATTCCACCGGGATTGGGCGCATATGGCTCTCTGTGGTTTTCATCTTCCGTATAATGGTGCTTGTCGTAGCCGCCGAGAGTGTCTGGGGAGACGAAAAGTCCTCATTTACCTGCAATACACAACAGCCTGGATGTAACAGTGTTTGCTACGATCACTTCTTCCCTATCTCTCACATTCGGCTGTGGGCCCTTCAGCTCATTATCGTTTCCACGCCTGCCCTTCTTGTAGCTATGCATGTGGCTCACGTGCAGCACCAGGAGAAGAAGATTTTACGTCTGTCTGGCCACGACGATCCTAAAGAACTGGAAGAAGTGAAAAAGCAGAAGGTCAAAATCTCCGGCACCCTGTGGTGGACATATACACTGAGTGTGGTCTTCAGAATCGTCTTTGAAGCGGCCTTCATGTACATATTCTACCTCATCTACCCTGGTTATGCCATGATACGACTTGTCAAATGTACCGCATACCCCTGCCCTAACACCGTGGACTGTTTTGTATCTCGTCCCACAGAGAAAACTATCTTTACTATCTTCATGCTCTCGGCTTCAGGTATCTGCATTATTCTAAATGTAGCTGAAGTTTTCTTCCTCATCGGGAAGGGTTGTAGCCGCAGAAGCCAGAGGCATGGGGACTCGTACCGTGATAAGGAGCACCGGCAGAACGAGATGAACACGCTCCTAACGGAAGAGGGTTTTATGAAGAGAGCACCAGGGAGCCAAGAGAAAGAACATTGTGCAACCTCCTAG